In Synechococcus sp. CC9616, the following are encoded in one genomic region:
- a CDS encoding HAD family hydrolase, giving the protein MAELLLRGQPIGRVKGVLFDKDGTLSHSEPHLLRLADERIEQALQTWREQGRSVSSEAELHQQLRNAFGRRENGLDPAGTLAVAARRDNLTSMATVFCLQGCSWPEACEIASASFDASDQGPAGLSTISALLPGVDTLMKSLDRAAVTMAVISNDTADGIEQFLSHHDLHKRMNGFWSADNTPPKPDPGAVHALCEQLELQANDCALVGDAETDLTMARSAGIGVVIGFRGGWAVTPQLPSAHHLVDRWADLSVRPCA; this is encoded by the coding sequence ATGGCGGAGCTGCTGTTGAGGGGGCAGCCCATCGGACGTGTGAAGGGGGTGCTGTTCGACAAGGACGGCACCCTTTCTCACAGCGAGCCGCACCTGTTGCGGCTCGCTGACGAACGGATTGAGCAAGCTCTACAGACCTGGAGAGAGCAGGGACGTTCTGTTTCCTCTGAAGCTGAGCTTCACCAACAACTGCGAAATGCCTTCGGACGACGAGAAAACGGTCTCGATCCAGCTGGCACCCTGGCAGTTGCCGCCCGGCGTGACAATCTCACGTCTATGGCCACCGTGTTTTGTCTTCAGGGGTGCAGCTGGCCGGAAGCCTGCGAGATCGCTTCAGCCAGCTTTGATGCCAGCGATCAAGGCCCTGCAGGGCTTTCCACGATCAGCGCTCTGCTGCCAGGCGTCGATACCTTGATGAAATCCCTAGATCGCGCAGCGGTGACGATGGCCGTGATCAGCAATGACACTGCTGATGGGATCGAGCAGTTCTTATCTCACCACGACCTTCACAAGCGGATGAACGGGTTCTGGAGTGCCGACAACACCCCGCCGAAACCTGATCCCGGCGCCGTTCATGCCCTCTGCGAGCAGCTTGAGCTCCAAGCAAACGACTGTGCCCTAGTTGGCGATGCGGAAACGGATCTAACGATGGCCCGCTCCGCAGGGATCGGCGTTGTCATCGGGTTCCGTGGCGGCTGGGCTGTGACTCCACAACTGCCAAGCGCCCATCATCTGGTTGATCGATGGGCAGATCTGAGCGTGAGACCCTGCGCGTAA
- a CDS encoding 30S ribosomal protein S1, whose translation MSATPTEEQVQETPTAEASSAPVTAETTADQSSAVEEAEHAFAEDDLSIPEDVPSADDPSSRATSRSLDDAGFTLDEFAALLSKYDYNFKPGDIVNGTVFALESKGAMIDIGAKTAAFMPLQEVSINRVEGLSDVLQPGEIREFFIMSEENEDGQLALSVRRIEYQRAWERVRQLQKEDATIYSEVFATNRGGALVRVEGLRGFIPGSHISTRKPKEELVADFLPLKFLEVDEERNRLVLSHRRALVERKMNRLEVGEVVIGTVRGIKPYGAFIDIGGVSGLLHISEISHEHIETPHSVLNVNDQMKVMIIDLDAERGRISLSTKALEPEPGDMLTDPQKVFDNAEEMAARYKKMLLEQAEEGEEALGTMMV comes from the coding sequence ATGTCCGCGACTCCTACCGAAGAGCAGGTTCAGGAAACTCCAACAGCTGAAGCCAGCAGCGCCCCAGTGACCGCTGAGACAACTGCGGATCAGAGCTCTGCCGTTGAAGAGGCTGAACATGCATTCGCCGAGGACGATCTGAGCATCCCGGAGGACGTCCCCAGCGCGGATGACCCGAGCAGCAGAGCCACGAGCCGAAGCCTTGATGATGCTGGCTTCACCCTGGATGAATTTGCTGCTCTTCTGAGCAAGTACGACTACAACTTCAAGCCGGGCGACATCGTCAATGGCACCGTGTTTGCCCTTGAATCCAAGGGCGCCATGATCGACATCGGCGCAAAAACCGCGGCTTTCATGCCCCTGCAGGAAGTGTCGATCAATCGCGTCGAGGGTCTTAGCGACGTGCTGCAGCCAGGTGAAATCCGTGAGTTCTTCATCATGAGTGAGGAGAACGAGGATGGGCAGCTAGCCCTGTCGGTTCGTCGAATCGAATACCAACGTGCCTGGGAGCGGGTACGACAACTTCAGAAGGAGGACGCCACCATTTATTCAGAGGTCTTCGCCACCAACCGAGGTGGAGCTCTGGTTCGGGTTGAAGGACTTCGAGGCTTCATTCCCGGCTCTCATATCAGCACCCGAAAGCCCAAAGAAGAACTGGTTGCTGACTTCCTTCCGCTGAAGTTCCTGGAAGTGGACGAAGAGCGCAACCGCCTGGTGCTCAGCCATCGCAGGGCGCTGGTTGAACGCAAGATGAATCGCCTCGAGGTTGGAGAAGTTGTCATCGGCACCGTTCGAGGCATCAAGCCTTACGGCGCATTCATTGATATCGGCGGCGTCAGCGGTCTGCTCCACATCTCTGAGATCAGCCATGAACACATCGAAACACCTCATTCGGTGCTGAATGTGAACGATCAAATGAAGGTGATGATCATTGATCTCGATGCGGAACGTGGACGAATTTCGCTGTCCACCAAAGCACTGGAACCCGAACCAGGTGACATGCTCACGGACCCGCAGAAGGTCTTCGACAACGCCGAGGAAATGGCTGCTCGCTACAAGAAGATGCTGCTCGAGCAGGCTGAAGAAGGCGAAGAAGCCCTGGGCACGATGATGGTCTGA
- the nrdR gene encoding transcriptional regulator NrdR: MQCPSCQNTDSRVLESRAADSGRSVRRRRECLNCEFRFTTYERVETVPITVVKRNGSREIFSRSKLLHGLNRACEKTGLDASRLESMVEELELQLQQRSGREVSSAEIGELVLAQLKVMSEVAYIRFASVYRQFRGISDFISTLETMNRDETHLAAVG, from the coding sequence GTGCAGTGCCCCTCCTGCCAAAACACAGATAGCCGTGTTCTCGAATCACGCGCGGCTGACTCCGGACGCAGTGTGCGCCGACGCAGAGAATGTCTCAACTGCGAATTCCGTTTCACGACCTATGAGCGGGTGGAAACCGTTCCAATCACCGTGGTCAAACGCAATGGCAGCCGAGAGATCTTCAGTCGCAGCAAACTTCTGCATGGCCTGAACCGTGCCTGCGAAAAAACAGGCCTCGACGCCTCCCGCCTGGAATCCATGGTTGAGGAACTGGAACTGCAGCTGCAACAGCGGAGCGGACGCGAAGTGAGCAGCGCCGAAATTGGCGAACTTGTTCTTGCCCAGCTCAAAGTCATGAGTGAGGTGGCCTACATCCGTTTTGCCTCGGTTTATCGACAGTTCCGCGGCATCAGCGATTTCATCTCAACTCTCGAAACCATGAATCGGGACGAGACACACCTCGCAGCCGTCGGCTGA
- a CDS encoding photosystem II reaction center protein T: MDSLAYILILTLAIATLFFAIAFRDPPKIGK; this comes from the coding sequence ATGGATAGCCTCGCTTACATCCTCATCCTCACCCTCGCGATTGCCACTCTGTTTTTTGCAATCGCTTTCCGCGATCCCCCAAAGATCGGCAAGTGA
- the psbB gene encoding photosystem II chlorophyll-binding protein CP47, translating to MGLPWYRVHTVVINDPGRLLAVHLMHTALVAGWAGSMALYELAIFDPSDPVLNPMWRQGMFVMPFMSRLGVTGSWGGWSITGETGVDPGFWSFEGVAAAHIIFSGLLMLAAIWHWTYWDLEIWQDPRTGEPALDLPKIFGIHLLLAGLGCFGFGAFHLTGVFGPGMWISDPYGITGHLEAVQPSWGPEGFNPFNPGGIVAHHIAAGIVGIIAGIFHITTRPPERLYKALRMGNIETVLASAIAAVFFAAFIVAGTMWYGSAATPVELFGPTRYQWDQSYFKTEINRRVQTAMDDGATREEAYATIPEKLAFYDYVGNSPAKGGLFRVGPMVNGDGLATSWVGHIVFTDGEGRELQVRRLPNFFENFPVVLEDEQGIVRADIPFRRAEAKYSFEQQGVTAKVFGGALNGQSFSDPADVKRLARKSQLGEGFDFDRETYNSDGVFRSSPRGWFTFGHATFALLFFFGHIWHGARTLYRDVFAGIDPDLGDQVEFGLFAKLGDKSTRRLPDGYVPPAGTPLK from the coding sequence ATGGGATTGCCCTGGTATCGGGTGCACACAGTCGTTATTAACGATCCAGGTCGACTCCTGGCCGTGCACCTCATGCATACAGCCCTGGTTGCCGGCTGGGCCGGCTCCATGGCTCTCTACGAACTGGCCATTTTCGACCCCTCTGATCCGGTTCTGAACCCGATGTGGCGTCAGGGGATGTTTGTGATGCCCTTCATGTCTCGCCTTGGGGTCACCGGTAGCTGGGGAGGCTGGAGCATCACCGGAGAAACGGGTGTTGACCCAGGCTTCTGGAGCTTTGAAGGAGTCGCCGCTGCCCACATCATCTTCAGCGGCCTTTTGATGCTCGCGGCGATCTGGCACTGGACCTACTGGGATCTTGAAATCTGGCAGGACCCTCGTACTGGTGAGCCTGCACTGGATCTACCCAAGATTTTTGGAATCCACTTGCTTCTTGCGGGTCTGGGTTGCTTCGGATTTGGAGCGTTTCACCTCACAGGTGTGTTCGGTCCAGGTATGTGGATATCTGACCCATACGGAATTACGGGCCATCTCGAAGCCGTACAACCGTCCTGGGGACCTGAAGGGTTCAATCCATTCAATCCAGGCGGAATTGTTGCCCACCACATTGCAGCCGGCATCGTTGGCATCATTGCCGGCATTTTTCACATCACGACACGTCCTCCGGAACGGCTCTACAAAGCACTTCGAATGGGAAATATCGAGACTGTTCTGGCGAGTGCAATTGCGGCTGTTTTCTTTGCAGCCTTCATCGTTGCTGGAACGATGTGGTACGGCTCGGCAGCCACCCCTGTTGAGTTGTTTGGCCCCACTCGTTATCAGTGGGATCAGAGCTACTTCAAGACAGAGATCAATCGCCGTGTTCAAACGGCAATGGATGACGGCGCCACCCGTGAAGAGGCTTACGCAACGATTCCTGAAAAACTTGCCTTCTATGACTACGTCGGCAACAGCCCCGCCAAAGGTGGTTTGTTCCGAGTAGGTCCAATGGTGAACGGCGATGGTCTGGCAACCTCATGGGTGGGCCACATCGTGTTCACCGATGGAGAAGGCAGAGAGCTTCAGGTTCGTCGTCTTCCCAACTTCTTTGAGAACTTCCCCGTTGTTCTCGAAGACGAGCAGGGCATTGTTCGCGCAGACATCCCCTTCCGCCGTGCTGAAGCGAAGTATTCCTTCGAACAACAAGGCGTAACAGCCAAGGTGTTTGGGGGCGCTCTCAACGGACAGTCCTTTAGTGACCCTGCAGACGTGAAGCGTCTTGCACGCAAGTCCCAGCTTGGCGAAGGATTTGACTTCGACAGAGAGACCTACAACTCTGACGGTGTCTTCCGGAGTTCTCCAAGGGGTTGGTTCACCTTTGGACACGCCACTTTCGCGCTGCTGTTCTTCTTCGGCCACATCTGGCACGGTGCTCGCACCCTTTACAGAGATGTGTTCGCGGGTATCGATCCGGATCTTGGCGACCAGGTTGAATTCGGTCTCTTCGCCAAGCTCGGTGACAAGTCCACACGCCGTCTCCCCGATGGTTACGTTCCCCCAGCGGGAACTCCCCTCAAATAG
- a CDS encoding 2Fe-2S iron-sulfur cluster-binding protein: MPVIRFVREGRDVDCYPGENLRDVALREGIQLYGLKGQLGNCGGCGQCVTCFVSVVDEGDSDALTARTGVEETRLRRRPQDWRLACQALVERSLLILTRPQVRLPNADARLTAARQAALPEGPTAWPAVAVADQDEDAEAATADEED, translated from the coding sequence ATGCCCGTCATTCGATTTGTGCGTGAGGGTCGCGATGTTGATTGCTACCCGGGAGAGAACCTCAGGGACGTTGCGCTGCGGGAAGGGATTCAGCTGTACGGGCTGAAAGGTCAACTGGGCAACTGCGGGGGTTGCGGACAATGCGTTACCTGCTTTGTGTCCGTTGTCGATGAGGGCGACTCCGATGCCCTAACGGCCCGGACGGGTGTTGAAGAAACCAGGCTGCGTCGTCGACCCCAGGACTGGCGTTTGGCTTGTCAGGCCCTCGTTGAGCGCTCGTTGTTGATCCTCACCCGTCCGCAGGTCCGTCTTCCCAATGCAGATGCGCGATTGACAGCAGCGCGTCAAGCCGCTCTCCCCGAGGGGCCGACGGCCTGGCCAGCTGTGGCTGTCGCTGATCAGGATGAAGATGCTGAAGCTGCTACTGCCGATGAAGAGGACTGA
- the psbM gene encoding photosystem II reaction center protein PsbM, with protein sequence METNDLGFVASLLFILVPGIFLLILYIQTNSKQQG encoded by the coding sequence ATGGAAACCAACGATCTCGGATTCGTCGCCAGCCTTTTGTTCATTCTGGTCCCAGGGATCTTTTTGCTGATTCTCTATATTCAGACCAACAGCAAGCAGCAGGGCTGA
- a CDS encoding universal stress protein has translation MFRNLLIADSGTGHVEEMVRMLQDIPSFGRAKVNLLHVVQEQNKSQADDHRSNAEQLLKAAIQKMALNPDGVNTLVREGDPKQTVLKVAEELSCDLIVMGSRGLGRLQSILSNSTSQYVFQLSTRPMLLVRDDLYVRHVNRVMVTVDGTGVGDEAVRTACELVRDIPGGTLTGVHVSRQDITPTRGGRTKADDVLDSAVQRARSYGIDLKPLHATGADIGREVCQAAKQTQADLVVIASQDRRPLVARGLVDLDKLLGGSVSDYIRVHAPAPVLLVREAEKG, from the coding sequence GTGTTCAGAAACCTGTTGATCGCCGACTCAGGGACAGGGCATGTCGAGGAAATGGTCCGAATGCTTCAAGACATCCCGAGCTTTGGACGAGCCAAGGTGAATCTCCTGCACGTCGTGCAGGAACAGAACAAATCACAGGCGGATGACCACCGCAGCAATGCTGAACAGCTGCTGAAAGCCGCCATCCAAAAGATGGCCCTGAATCCAGACGGGGTGAACACGTTGGTTCGCGAGGGAGATCCCAAGCAGACCGTGCTGAAAGTTGCCGAAGAACTCAGCTGCGATCTCATCGTGATGGGTTCACGAGGGCTGGGCAGACTCCAATCCATCCTCTCCAACAGCACCAGTCAGTACGTGTTTCAGCTGTCCACACGACCGATGCTGCTAGTGCGGGATGACCTTTATGTCCGCCACGTCAATCGAGTCATGGTCACCGTCGACGGAACGGGTGTTGGCGATGAGGCCGTGCGTACGGCCTGTGAACTGGTTCGGGACATCCCAGGAGGAACCTTGACCGGCGTCCACGTCAGTCGTCAGGACATCACACCAACACGCGGGGGGCGAACCAAGGCAGACGACGTGCTTGATTCCGCCGTGCAACGGGCTCGGAGCTATGGAATCGACCTGAAACCGCTGCATGCAACCGGTGCTGACATCGGCCGTGAGGTCTGCCAAGCAGCGAAGCAGACACAGGCTGATCTGGTCGTAATCGCATCTCAAGACCGTCGCCCACTCGTTGCCAGAGGTCTTGTCGACCTCGACAAGTTACTGGGGGGGTCGGTGAGCGATTACATCAGAGTCCATGCCCCGGCTCCCGTTCTTCTTGTTCGCGAGGCAGAAAAGGGCTGA
- a CDS encoding acyl-CoA thioesterase: MNSKLRESVTPQPWRLQKRVLPQHTDHAGVVWHGTYIAWLEEARVEALALAGARYDQIAAAGIEMPVVSLQIDYRRSLKHGDVVELESVCGPQRGVRWPWSFHLFHNRDLVAVAVVELVMLAAEGRVLRRAPDELMPVMERLILGPQREALS, encoded by the coding sequence ATGAACAGCAAGCTGAGGGAGAGCGTTACGCCCCAGCCCTGGCGCCTCCAGAAACGTGTTTTGCCGCAGCACACGGATCATGCTGGCGTGGTTTGGCATGGCACCTACATCGCCTGGCTTGAGGAAGCACGTGTTGAAGCCCTGGCCTTGGCCGGAGCCCGTTATGACCAGATCGCTGCGGCTGGAATTGAGATGCCGGTGGTGTCGCTCCAGATCGATTACAGACGCAGCCTCAAACATGGCGACGTTGTAGAGCTTGAAAGTGTTTGTGGCCCTCAGCGCGGTGTCCGCTGGCCCTGGTCCTTCCATCTGTTTCACAACCGCGACTTGGTCGCGGTTGCGGTCGTTGAGCTGGTGATGCTGGCTGCCGAGGGTCGCGTTCTCAGGCGAGCCCCAGACGAGTTGATGCCGGTGATGGAGCGATTGATCCTTGGCCCGCAGAGAGAGGCGTTAAGTTAG
- a CDS encoding DNA-processing protein DprA, whose product MRAWWWLWSRCPGIGAARMRMLEAVAVEHGVGLEDLWAWPIDRLQRALAWPNSLVQQVDYFRRISGAAPDLNVPGDVILPGDPSWPVLLNELQRPPLALFHRGRSELLAVIAQQRCVAVVGTRSASPHGLHAAAELSSALALAGWPVLSGLAEGIDAAALRACLNAGGSPIAVLGTPLNRAYPSHHRRLQAAIGEKGLLLTEQAHAAPVRRGHFAARNRLLVILSCAVVVVECPERSGALITARCAVDQQCPVWVVPGDAGRGSARGSNALLLDKAAPLLSPQQLIHHLGEGPLPAQSPVVSVRTEWSHSDQRLLEALEHGASLEELSRVLNRPSARLAKDLLALELQGRVLCESGHRWRPIPG is encoded by the coding sequence ATGCGAGCCTGGTGGTGGCTGTGGAGTCGTTGCCCGGGCATCGGTGCGGCGCGAATGCGGATGCTTGAGGCCGTGGCTGTTGAGCATGGCGTCGGTCTCGAGGATCTCTGGGCGTGGCCGATCGATCGGTTGCAGCGGGCACTGGCCTGGCCAAATTCACTGGTGCAGCAGGTCGATTACTTTCGCCGGATCTCTGGGGCTGCTCCTGATCTCAACGTTCCTGGCGACGTCATCCTTCCGGGGGATCCAAGCTGGCCAGTGCTGCTGAATGAATTACAGAGGCCGCCTCTGGCCCTGTTCCATCGGGGTCGTTCGGAGCTCCTGGCGGTCATTGCCCAGCAACGCTGTGTTGCCGTGGTCGGCACCCGATCGGCATCCCCCCATGGCCTTCACGCAGCTGCTGAACTCAGTAGCGCGCTGGCGCTGGCGGGCTGGCCTGTACTGAGTGGCCTTGCCGAGGGCATCGATGCTGCGGCCCTTCGCGCCTGTCTGAACGCAGGCGGGTCTCCCATCGCGGTGCTTGGAACCCCCCTCAACCGTGCGTATCCCAGCCATCACCGCAGGCTGCAAGCAGCGATTGGTGAGAAGGGCTTGCTGCTGACTGAGCAGGCCCATGCGGCACCGGTCCGTCGAGGTCATTTCGCAGCTCGTAACCGTTTGCTTGTTATCCTGTCCTGTGCCGTGGTGGTGGTGGAGTGCCCTGAGCGAAGCGGTGCCCTGATCACGGCTCGCTGCGCTGTTGATCAGCAATGTCCTGTCTGGGTTGTTCCCGGTGATGCCGGACGCGGGTCCGCAAGGGGGAGCAACGCATTGCTTCTCGACAAGGCGGCTCCGCTGCTCTCGCCACAGCAGCTCATTCACCATCTCGGTGAAGGCCCCTTGCCGGCCCAATCGCCAGTGGTATCGGTCCGAACGGAGTGGAGCCACTCTGATCAGAGGCTCCTTGAGGCCCTGGAACATGGAGCATCGCTCGAGGAGCTCAGTCGTGTTCTGAACCGGCCATCGGCACGTCTGGCCAAGGACTTGCTGGCCCTGGAATTGCAAGGACGTGTGCTGTGTGAATCTGGACATCGCTGGCGTCCGATCCCGGGATGA
- the prmC gene encoding peptide chain release factor N(5)-glutamine methyltransferase, translating into MRAVQTTEGGQLLAWRRRQLQRGGQPVDLDWLLDLAGGLAWSDLQKLLVDSERSVALRVPLSQLEAIWQRHLSEQVPLQYLVGLCPWRDLLLEVSAAALIPRQETEQLLDLAISLCGEGAVKRWADLGTGSGAIAVSLSRAYPTAVGHAVDASDAALGLARRNLMRLSPEHICHLHHGQWWDPLKPWWGRFDLVLSNPPYIPNSVIDTLSPTVRDQEPRLALDGGADGLDCIRSIVGSAEDALAPGGWLLLEHHHDQSEAVLQLMRNAGLERLSASADLGGIQRFAIGQRSCQEGLG; encoded by the coding sequence ATGAGGGCTGTCCAGACCACAGAGGGCGGGCAGCTTCTCGCATGGCGACGTCGTCAGCTCCAGCGAGGTGGACAGCCAGTCGATCTCGACTGGCTGCTCGATCTTGCCGGAGGCCTGGCCTGGTCGGATCTGCAAAAACTGCTTGTGGACAGTGAGCGGTCTGTTGCTTTGCGGGTCCCCCTTTCGCAGCTGGAGGCGATTTGGCAACGTCACCTCAGCGAACAGGTACCACTGCAATATCTGGTGGGTCTCTGTCCATGGAGGGATTTGCTTCTGGAGGTGAGCGCGGCTGCTCTTATCCCCCGGCAAGAGACGGAACAATTGCTGGATCTCGCCATCAGCCTCTGCGGGGAGGGGGCGGTCAAGCGTTGGGCGGACCTTGGCACCGGGTCCGGTGCCATCGCCGTCAGCTTGTCCCGTGCCTATCCAACTGCGGTAGGACATGCCGTTGATGCCAGCGATGCGGCACTGGGTTTGGCTCGTCGCAACCTGATGCGCCTTTCTCCAGAACACATCTGCCACTTGCACCACGGCCAGTGGTGGGATCCGCTGAAGCCCTGGTGGGGTCGCTTCGATCTGGTGTTGAGCAACCCCCCGTATATCCCCAACAGCGTCATCGACACCCTTTCCCCAACGGTGCGCGACCAAGAGCCCAGGTTGGCTCTGGATGGAGGTGCGGATGGCCTGGACTGCATCCGCAGCATTGTTGGTTCGGCCGAAGACGCTCTGGCCCCTGGCGGTTGGTTGCTGCTCGAACATCACCATGACCAAAGCGAGGCAGTGCTCCAGCTGATGCGGAATGCCGGTCTTGAGCGGCTTTCCGCATCAGCAGATCTTGGAGGCATCCAGCGCTTTGCCATCGGTCAACGTTCATGTCAGGAGGGATTGGGATGA
- a CDS encoding L-threonylcarbamoyladenylate synthase: MTPSPPVLDAVSLASLLRNGQAAAIPTDTVVGLAVRPEHSRQIWLLKRRPADKPLILMGGDVDVLLEGVEECCHVDARSLAERFWPGALTLVLPARGPIVDLLNPGGCSLGIRIPACPPTCALLKTVGPLATSSANLSGQPAAGSAKEAALMFPALPQLGPQPWPKPSGLASTVAQWCGSGSWQVLRQGAVMLPERF, translated from the coding sequence ATGACACCATCCCCCCCAGTGCTGGATGCTGTTTCGCTGGCGTCGCTGCTTCGGAACGGACAAGCTGCCGCGATTCCAACCGACACGGTTGTAGGCCTGGCCGTGCGGCCGGAACATTCACGTCAGATCTGGTTGTTGAAGCGGCGTCCTGCCGACAAGCCCTTGATCCTGATGGGAGGTGATGTGGATGTCTTGCTCGAGGGTGTGGAGGAGTGTTGTCATGTCGACGCAAGGTCGCTGGCCGAGCGCTTTTGGCCCGGGGCCCTCACGCTCGTACTGCCTGCCAGGGGTCCCATCGTCGACCTGTTGAATCCAGGGGGCTGCAGCCTGGGCATCAGGATTCCCGCTTGTCCGCCCACCTGCGCTCTGCTGAAGACCGTTGGTCCGCTCGCCACCAGCAGTGCCAACCTCTCCGGCCAGCCGGCCGCAGGATCAGCGAAGGAGGCAGCTTTGATGTTTCCGGCCCTTCCGCAACTGGGTCCTCAGCCCTGGCCAAAGCCGTCCGGTCTGGCCAGCACGGTGGCGCAATGGTGTGGATCAGGTTCCTGGCAGGTCTTACGGCAGGGTGCTGTGATGCTTCCAGAACGGTTCTGA
- a CDS encoding response regulator transcription factor, translating to MPSSFPLTAAEERVSALLLEGLTNRSIATRLVISHRTVETHISRALAKTGCKNRVELALWMLTMRSTPA from the coding sequence ATGCCTTCAAGTTTTCCACTCACGGCGGCTGAGGAACGTGTCAGCGCACTTCTGCTGGAAGGTTTGACCAACCGTTCGATCGCGACTCGACTGGTAATAAGCCATCGCACGGTGGAGACTCACATCAGCAGAGCCCTGGCCAAGACAGGCTGCAAAAACAGGGTGGAGCTGGCGCTGTGGATGCTTACGATGCGTTCAACGCCGGCTTAG
- the minD gene encoding septum site-determining protein MinD, whose protein sequence is MSTSRTILICSGKGGVGKTTTTANLGIALARLGCSTVVLDADFGLRNLDLLLGLENRIVYTAQEVLAESCRLEQALVKHKQEPNLALLPAGNPRMLEWLTPKDMQAIVSLLESKFDYVLIDCPAGIEDGFKNAASAAKEAVVVTTPEVAAVRDADRVIGLLNTQGVTPVQLVLNRVRPKMMSTQEMLSVDDVTDILALPLLGLVFEDEQVIVSTNRGEPLTLGGSSSPAAQAYNNVARRLQGEDIPLMDPAKARRGLRAKVRQLMQTKIF, encoded by the coding sequence TTGTCGACGTCCCGAACAATCCTGATCTGTTCCGGCAAGGGCGGCGTCGGCAAAACCACCACCACAGCCAATCTCGGCATCGCTCTGGCGCGACTCGGCTGCAGCACGGTGGTTCTTGATGCCGACTTCGGCCTTCGCAACCTCGATCTCTTGCTTGGTCTCGAGAATCGAATCGTCTACACAGCTCAGGAGGTCCTGGCTGAATCCTGCCGACTCGAACAAGCTCTCGTGAAGCACAAACAGGAGCCGAATCTCGCTCTCCTGCCAGCTGGAAACCCCCGCATGCTCGAGTGGCTGACACCCAAGGACATGCAAGCGATCGTCTCGCTTCTTGAGTCGAAATTCGACTACGTGCTGATCGACTGCCCGGCAGGAATTGAGGATGGCTTCAAGAACGCAGCCTCCGCAGCCAAAGAAGCCGTGGTTGTCACAACGCCGGAGGTGGCTGCTGTCCGAGACGCTGACCGTGTGATCGGCTTGCTGAACACGCAAGGGGTCACCCCGGTTCAGCTGGTGCTCAACCGCGTTCGGCCCAAGATGATGTCCACTCAGGAGATGCTCTCCGTGGACGACGTCACGGACATCCTCGCGCTGCCTCTTCTGGGCCTGGTGTTTGAAGATGAGCAGGTGATCGTGAGCACCAACCGGGGGGAACCTCTCACACTTGGGGGTAGCTCATCACCGGCTGCGCAGGCCTACAACAACGTTGCCAGGCGGCTTCAGGGGGAAGACATCCCACTCATGGATCCGGCCAAAGCCCGTCGTGGACTGCGTGCCAAGGTGCGCCAGCTGATGCAAACCAAGATCTTCTGA
- the minC gene encoding septum site-determining protein MinC: protein MQILRLPDRHVQHWLDALPGLLQNLESGTIHIDCGDWRLTCSDVQRLLTALSDHGISLELLSGLVPETVVSANALGLPARLNSVSSLPPTTRNNEGALPQGLLFHQGTLRSGDHVQSDGNVMVLGDVNPGATISATGHVMVWGRLRGVAHAGREGDRKARIVALQLRPLQLRIADVVARGPNDLPQVGLAEQARLEGDAIVIEPAPADRLCDH from the coding sequence ATGCAGATCCTCCGACTGCCTGATCGGCACGTTCAGCACTGGCTCGACGCCCTGCCAGGACTGTTGCAGAACCTCGAATCGGGAACAATTCACATCGACTGTGGTGACTGGCGGCTGACCTGCAGTGATGTTCAACGTCTTCTCACGGCCCTGTCCGACCATGGGATCAGCCTGGAACTGCTCTCGGGCCTGGTTCCGGAGACTGTCGTCAGCGCCAATGCCCTGGGGTTGCCGGCCCGGTTGAACAGTGTGTCGTCTCTGCCCCCGACGACACGGAATAACGAGGGCGCGTTGCCCCAGGGGCTGCTGTTTCATCAAGGCACCCTGCGATCCGGGGATCACGTGCAGAGTGATGGCAATGTGATGGTGCTGGGAGATGTGAATCCTGGCGCCACGATCTCCGCCACAGGGCATGTGATGGTGTGGGGTCGCCTTAGGGGGGTTGCCCATGCCGGCAGGGAAGGCGACCGCAAGGCAAGAATTGTTGCGCTCCAGCTGCGCCCACTCCAGCTGCGCATTGCTGATGTCGTCGCCCGAGGGCCGAACGACCTTCCCCAGGTGGGATTGGCGGAACAAGCCCGCCTCGAAGGTGATGCCATCGTGATCGAGCCGGCACCGGCTGATCGACTCTGCGACCACTGA